In one window of Camelina sativa cultivar DH55 chromosome 15, Cs, whole genome shotgun sequence DNA:
- the LOC104748901 gene encoding uncharacterized protein LOC104748901, translated as MTIHINRSYFSPEEADAGSCQLLVESVSGEALNWFSRLEANSIDGYKALTSAFLQHHQCFMCTPASNADLWRMYQKRKESLRTFMERFKGVMSQLAISDASAIGALKNALARDTRFKDDLTILPVTSLGEVLARANRYIQVDEDKDKRNPDQPAADYARDEKGRKATTFAIDGKEQQQNKPWNKYYRESDNPGYKGKRPYCKFHRFNGHSTEECKTLQMLLLHKYKRGDVDIERERRKVNTHKDNQYCLGDEQQHDRQREEEAVAQNDRAWEIVRLPPPPKRNHDAEERDEPPAPRRRIHMIMGGLSTSRDSVRSIQAYCRETETKRNMPSHSNMFKTSSDPITFTEEDAHNASPNNNPLVVEMVIGESSVTRILIDTRSSVNIIFKDVLIQMEIDLRNTAHETQPLTGFSGDTIRTVGTITLPIYVGGTMHCFNFGILDNPIVYNVILGTPWLHKMLVVASTYHQCVKFPNAYGIYTLRGDPLMVRTCFIIEKKMRNARSFIKSESAPPRDPCIPPPKEFVIQVNIDLSNSKRCVGIGAELPIALRDELVQVLT; from the exons ATGACGATCCACATCAATCGGTCGTATTTCTCACCTGAGGAAGCAGACGCGGGAAGCTGTCAGTTGTTAGTCGAGAGTGTTTCCGGCGAAGCGCTCAATTGGTTCTCCAGACTTGAGGCCAACTCGATCGATGGATACAAAGCATTAACAAGTGCATTCCTTCAGCATCACCAGTGCTTCATGTGCACACCTGCGTCAAATGCCGACCTGTGGAGAATGTATCAGAAGCGTAAAGAGTCATTACGGACTTTCATGGAAAGGTTTAAAGGTGTCATGTCCCAACTCGCTATAAGTGATGCTTCCGCAATCGGTGCGTTAAAAAATGCGCTCGCCCGTGACACCAGATTCAAGGACGACCTAACAATCCTGCCCGTCACAAGTTTAGGCGAAGTACTGGCACGTGCAAACCGATACATTCAAGTCGATGAAGACAAAGATAAGAGGAACCCGGATCAACCGGCGGCA GACTACGCCCGTGACGAGAAAGGAAGAAAAGCGACGACGTTCGCTATCGATGGAAAAGAACAGCAGCAAAATAAACCTTGGAACAAATACTATCGCGAGTCCGACAATCCCGGCTACAAAGGCAAGCGCCCGTATTGCAAGTTTCACAGATTCAACGGACACTCAACCGAAGAGTGCAAAACACTTCAAATGCTGCTTTTGCATAAATACAAGAGAGGAGACGTTGATATAGAACGAGAGCGGAGAAAGGTTAACACACACAAAGACAACCAGTACTGTCTGGGAGACGAGCAGCAGCACGACAGGCAGCGTGAAGAGGAAGCTGTGGCACAAAATGACCGAGCATGGGAAATCGTTCGCCTACCTCCTCCCCCGAAACGAAACCACGACGCGGAGGAGCGCGATGAACCACCAGCTCCACGCCGGAGGATACACATGATCATGGGCGGTTTGTCAACAAGCCGCGACTCTGTTCGGTCGATCCAAGCCTACTGCCgcgaaacagaaacaaagcgcAACATGCCTTCCCATAGCAACATGTTCAAAACATCCTCCGATCCTATTACGTTTACTGAAGAGGACGCGCACAACGCAAGTCCAAACAACAACCCGCTTGTTGTAGAAATGGTGATTGGGGAAAGCTCTGTGACAAGAATTCTTATTGACACTAGGAGCTCGGTCAATATAATATTCAAGGATGTACTGATCCAGATGGAGATTGATCTGCGCAACACGGCCCATGAAACGCAGCCCCTGACAGGATTCAGCGGAGACACCATCAGGACTGTCGGAACTATAACACTTCCAATCTACGTCGGCGGCACGATGCATTGCTTTAACTTTGGAATTTTGGACAACCCCATCGTCTACAATGTCATTCTGGGAACACCGTGGCTTCACAAGATGCTTGTCGTTGCTTCTACTTACCATCAATGTGTCAAGTTCCCAAACGCGTACGGAATCTATACGCTGCGCGGAGATCCTCTGATGGTGCGAACTTGTTTCATCATCGAGAAAAAGATGCGGAATGCAAGGTCCTTCATAAAATCCGAATCTGCACCACCACGAGATCCATGCATACCTCCACCAAAAGAATTTGTAATCCAAGTAAACATCGATTTGTCCAATTCCAAGCGTTGTGTGGGAATAGGTGCCGAGCTACCAATCGCTCTGAGAGACGAACTCGTTCAAGTTCTTACATAA
- the LOC104748902 gene encoding uncharacterized protein LOC104748902 — protein sequence MDAYLKVVLDLYQKFEFFELIKIPCSDNAPADALATLAPASEPNLRRVLPVESIDQPSIDVNLLPPAPATFLEAAPSPHTSASSSNILAVSSAAPAAPAATPAPAPATTAPALTAPANPANNDLQAEIIQYIADGISPNDKWETRRLHAKCAQYTMLDGNLFRRDPNGTLLICVVTKDVNTSCGRSTKAQAATTQANML from the coding sequence ATGGATGCCTACCTCAAAGTCGTTCTTGACTTGTACCAAAAGTTCGAGTTCTTTGAGCTCATCAAGATTCCATGCAGCGACAATGCTCCAGCCGATGCACTCGCGACTCTCGCTCCTGCATCAGAACCTAATCTTCGCCGAGTACTACCTGTAGAGAGCATTGATCAACCAAGCATCGATGTCAATTTGTTGCCTCCTGCTCCAGCTACATTTCTTGAAGCAGCGCCCTCACCACACACATCAGCAAGCTCAAGCAACATCCTAGCAGTTTCCAGTGCAGCGCCCGCAGCACCAGCGGCCACCCCAGCCCCAGCCCCAGCAACAACAGCACCTGCTTTAACAGCTCCTGCTAATCCCGCTAACAACGACTTGCAAGCTGAAATCATCCAATACATAGCTGACGGGATAAGTCCAAATGATAAGTGGGAAACTAGACGATTGCATGCTAAGTGTGCACAATACACAATGTTGGACGGTAACCTGTTTCGTCGGGATCCAAACGGCACTCTTCTCATCTGTGTCGTCACAAAAGACGTCAACACATCATGCGGGAGGTCCACGAAGGCGCAGGCGGCAACCACTCAAGCGAACATGCTCTAG